In the Thermomicrobiales bacterium genome, GACGCGCGCGTGCTCATCGCCGGAGACACGCTGCGCACCGGCACGATTCTGCTGATGCTGAAGAAGAGCGATCCTGTCGCCTACCGTGCGACGTTGGAGCGCGTCGTCGGGCTGCTCGACGCAGTCGATGTCATCTACCCGGCGCACGGTGCACCGATGACACCCGCCGACATCCGCGAGCTGCGCGATGCCTACGAGTCGGTCTGGGCTGGAGAAGTCACCAGCACGCCCGAGCGCGCACCGGCCATGTGGGCCGGCGACATCGACGCCTACGAAGTGGGGCGCTTTTTGTTCCTGACGCCGCGGGGTGCGATCAGTTAGCGGAAGCTGTGCGGGTCGAAGGCGTCGCGGAGGCCGTCACCGACGTAGTTGATGCTCATGACCGTCAGGAAGATCATCAGGCCGGGAGCGATGGCGAAGAGCGGTAGCTCCTGCATCTTGCCCTGCGCATTGTCGAGCAGCGTGCCCCAGGTGGCGGTCGGCGGTTGGACGCCGAAGCCGAGGTAGGACAGGCCGGACTCGGTGATGATCGTCGCAGCGATCAGCAGCGTGCCCTGAACGATGATCGGACCGAGTGAGCCGGGCAGGATGTGACGGATCATGATCCGGCTGTTGCTCGCGCCTGCCGCACGGGCCGCCTCGACGAACTCCTTCTCGCGCAGGCTCAGGAACGTCGCCCGGACGAGCCGGGCCAGCGCCATCCACGACAGGCCGCCGATGACGATCGCAATCGGCCAGATGCTGCCGGAGTACTGCCGCAGGACGCTGTTGGTGCGGATGACCGTGGCCAGCACGATCAGGATGAAGAGCGACGGGAACGACAGGAAAATGTCGACGACGCGCATCAGCATGTTGTCGAGGAAGCCGCCGAAGTAGCCAGCGACTGCGCCGACGATGGTGCCGATCAGCAGCGAAACGGCTGTCGCGGCGATGCCGATGAGCAGCGAGATGCGCCCGCCGTAGAGCACGCGCGAGAAGATGTCGCGGCCAACGTCGTCGGTGCCGAGCCAGTGCCGGGCGGACGGGCCCTGCAGGCGCTCGGATGTTGAGAGCGCATCCGGATTGTATGGCGCGATGAGTGGCGCGAAGGCTGCGCTGAGGACGAGCAACAGCAGGACGAACAGGCTGATAACGGCCAGCCGGTGGCGCAGGAAACGCCGCATGATCAGCCGGGTCATCGTGTCCTGACGGTGACCGGCGGCGACAGCGCTATCTGCGTCGAGTGCGTTGGCCGAGGTGGCCTGCGATTCTGCCATGAACTCCATCCCCCGAAACGATCTGAATCAAGCTCCGCTAGCGCAGGCGGATCCGCGGGTCCAGCCAGGCGTAGACGACATCAGCCAGCAGGTTGGAAAGCACGATCAGCGTCGCTGTGATCATGATGATCGCCATCAGCAGCGGATAGTCGCGCCGGTCGGCGGCGGTAAAGAACAAGCGTCCCATCCCCGGCCAGGAGAAGATCACCTCGGTGAACAGCGCGCCGGAGAAGATGAGCGGCAGGTCGAGCGCCATTAG is a window encoding:
- a CDS encoding ABC transporter permease, with translation MAESQATSANALDADSAVAAGHRQDTMTRLIMRRFLRHRLAVISLFVLLLLVLSAAFAPLIAPYNPDALSTSERLQGPSARHWLGTDDVGRDIFSRVLYGGRISLLIGIAATAVSLLIGTIVGAVAGYFGGFLDNMLMRVVDIFLSFPSLFILIVLATVIRTNSVLRQYSGSIWPIAIVIGGLSWMALARLVRATFLSLREKEFVEAARAAGASNSRIMIRHILPGSLGPIIVQGTLLIAATIITESGLSYLGFGVQPPTATWGTLLDNAQGKMQELPLFAIAPGLMIFLTVMSINYVGDGLRDAFDPHSFR